The following coding sequences are from one Mytilus trossulus isolate FHL-02 chromosome 8, PNRI_Mtr1.1.1.hap1, whole genome shotgun sequence window:
- the LOC134681834 gene encoding uncharacterized protein LOC134681834 — protein MNFLSYLPLLLPAFVSSQNAWNMMPQGGGEGHQFYGQMPPQYAHFDGAAGSMWGNMQGNPQGMPSEMMGPTPAPAPFGSTTNKPTRREYMLKQAPKRKVDGPKVPAHKRNYLDFGSMTPIPTNKDELELFVESLEKMATGFHRMEFRLTKAFKMVDKYITTL, from the coding sequence ATGAATTTTCTTTCTTACCTACCGTTATTATTGCCTGCTTTTGTTAGTTCACAAAATGCTTGGAATATGATGCCTCAGGGTGGTGGTGAAGGACATCAGTTCTATGGACAAATGCCACCACAGTATGCCCATTTTGATGGAGCCGCTGGATCAATGTGGGGAAATATGCAAGGAAACCCACAAGGTATGCCATCAGAAATGATGGGCCCAACACCAGCACCTGCCCCTTTTGGGTCTACCACCAACAAACCAACACGACGAGAATACATGTTGAAACAAGCACCTAAAAGAAAAGTGGATGGACCAAAGGTCCCTGCTCATAAAAGAAATTACTTGGACTTTGGTTCAATGACGCCTATTCCAACGAATAAAGACGAGCTTGAACTGTTTGTAGAATCTCTTGAAAAAATGGCGACTGGATTTCATCGTATGGAATTTCGATTAACGAAAGCTTTTAAAATGGTAGACAAATATATTACAACTTTATAA